A single genomic interval of Eleutherodactylus coqui strain aEleCoq1 chromosome 3, aEleCoq1.hap1, whole genome shotgun sequence harbors:
- the PCARE gene encoding photoreceptor cilium actin regulator, translated as MGCTPSHNGIIQILAKNAAKPLKRSKELLPPDHENNGITAPLPDSKNEEIKQKSWMLKGDHQTSQLERKVSNGPAGLSQNGSFSHDQGKYEKPGTADEGMVNLTYQKRRSIRKHSSTGSEQEMSGTVQLEGNSRRKRRTKSQRVGKHSRHAKTNQAVVPDVEKKVDFPEELVKAHQDAYAFLNPNLSKYEAVISMANQAVQTHLVMQQMISFMALRFEDINQCLEEIAEDGEKLLKALGCNLTWPSGKVDPAEQPDLLQQLLQYTINKMQSLNGTVSSLTTNALQDSCSLLQSAVDKFQERLKQKEHWDERLLKMIKSLDDAATGSAQPHPNDTTLYSEDSGIGGDSESMRGYRSPDKMGRRSSIDSSGQVSLATSEVVTAQQMSSNIDKMSDLNLKSTIAQNKNTNHSSGAQKNNTSISKQTVMSSSPSMSSIGSSATLEDSTLDPESEESTSSAESCDESDDNESLASYVTLTQRPLTSPAGMGPYKHPSKWLENLENEEMTLKMKEAISEKIKFVPGKSISNVWTREEVNTAIVRPSTADGSNRRTCKQRRSRSAESLRSQSDDPTLLELQRTQKELSKKLGQLYSSTKNTETTQNSNVKSFSHGGCIVSSNNSSTNKLKACLAKNFNILPSQERVAIRKFNMNIAMDSISKPENKVLETSLKPQDAKEEEQFLAAERKLNSLNASPRQSVRKLIQTFSPVDDTKKNTNVKILGPLRCARKFGVPVLPPTIPAYKGLQPLDNKTGEETITEPSTYVTTSPLTADLFISSKPYDVERAEGLESGTEDFENLPPPPLEILMDDSFNVLSANEQEKHTSFICPMQPHMSQKIKTSINIKNVLPSKNIADVYIAKDRVCRKDSLVNNGLRKYSLQPDQLSNSKELYMDLQHKHEIEHAASLYKQSHKIIHLQNPGDGETVNPDKDNKEPCVVTPTVKPKQYSPTLQRNVILRKISPTRAAASSPPTARKITSPPTIRTAQKAHYPVQQPSSVVQKSSSTSTPRVSSPPNEKMLASPPSQRKLPSPPSQRKVSSPPQVGRQSSPSQRSLPSPPQIRRQQSPPSQYRQQSPPQIRRQQSPPSQNRQPSPPQIRRQQSPPSQYRQQSPSQIRRQQSPPSQYRQQSPPQIRRQQSPPSQNRQPSPPQIQRQQSPPSQRKLPSMPLRNQQSPPSHRRLPSPPQTRHEPSPPSYSTPSPPVSPSHTGLRCHSEDQHLSSKMIGNAQSIFCPSSSSLFEAKPPSPPGPSRPGTVVDQVQSPVLRHTFSIRQYDDQHRRVAMSAANPQPFVRRSYSDRRPRVQLRLPTSISANAVSDFTLQQTRVEESTQKDSEPASSQGLADPRAAGQTAEQSGLCVVGQGLQKE; from the exons ATGGGTTGCACACCTTCTCATAATGGGATCATTCAAATTCTTGCAAAAAATGCAGCTAAACCACTAAAGAGAAGCAAAGAGCTTCTTCCTCCTGATCACGAAAATAATGGAATTACAGCCCCTCTGCCGGACAGTAAAAATGAAGAAATTAAGCAGAAAAGTTGGATGCTAAAAGGGGACCACCAGACTAGTCAGCTGGAGAGAAAAGTTTCCAATGGCCCTGCTGGACTTTCTCAAAATGGATCTTTCTCTCATGATCAAGGGAAGTATGAAAAACCTGGCACTGCTGATGAAGGAATGGTTAATTTAACATACCAAAAGAGGAGAAGTATAAGAAAACATAGTTCAACTGGTTCAGAGCAAGAGATGTCGGGAACAGTGCAACTAGAGGGAAATtcaaggagaaagaggaggacaAAAAGTCAAAGGGTTGGTAAACATAGTCGACATGCTAAAACAAACCAAGCGGTTGTTCCTGACGTGGAAAAAAAGGTTGATTTCCCGGAGGAGCTCGTTAAGGCTCACCAGGATGCGTATGCATTCCTGAACCCTAATCTTTCAAAATATGAAGCTGTCATTTCTATGGCAAACCAAGCAGTCCAGACTCATCTTGTCATGCAGCAAATGATTAGCTTCATGGCCCTGAGATTTGAGGATATCAATCAATGCTTGGAAGAAATTGCAGAAGATggagaaaaacttttaaaagctcTAGGATGCAACCTTACTTGGCCTTCTGGAAAAGTAGATCCTGCCGAACAACCGGATCTACTGCAGCAGTTGTTGCAGTAtacaattaataaaatgcaaTCCTTAAATGGAACGGTATCCTCTTTGACCACCAATGCCTTGCAAGACTCCTGCAGTTTATTGCAGTCAGCTGTTGACAAATTTCAGGAAAGGCTGAAACAAAAGGAACATTGGGATGAGCGACTCTTGAAGATGATCAAATCTTTGGACGATGCGGCAACAGGATCTGCGCAGCCCCATCCTAATGATACAACTCTTTATTCTGAAGACAGTGGAATTGGTGGTGATTCAGAATCTATGAGAGGTTATAGATCTCCTGATAAGATGGGAAGGAGGTCAAGTATTGACTCATCAGGTCAAGTAAGTTTGGCAACAAGTGAAGTTGTAACAGCACAACAAATGTCATCCAATATAGACAAGATGTCTGACCTGAATCTGAAGAGCACAATTGCCCAAAACAAAAATACTAATCATTCATCTGGGgcacaaaaaaacaatacaagtatTTCTAAACAAACTGTAATGTCGAGCAGCCCTTCAATGAGCTCAATAGGTAGCTCTGCCACTTTAGAAGATAGTACACTTGATCCAGAATCAGAAGAATCAACCAGCAGTGCTGAGAGTTGTGATGAAAGTGACGATAATGAAAGTTTAGCAAGTTACGTCACCTTAACACAAAGACCCCTAACTTCTCCAGCAGGCATGGGTCCCTATAAACATCCATCCAAATGGTTGGAGAACCTGGAAAATGAGGAGATGACGTTAAAAATGAAAGAAGCCATCAGTGAAAAGATCAAATTTGTTCCTGGTAAATCGATAAGTAACGTGTGGACTAGAGAAGAAGTTAATACAGCCATTGTTAGGCCTAGTACTGCAGATGGGAGCAACAGAAGAACCTGTAAGCAAAGAAGGTCTCGATCTGCAGAATCACTTAGAAGTCAGTCTGATGACCCTACCTTGTTAGAACTTCAAAGAACACAGAAAGAACTCAGCAAAAAGTTGGGACAACTATATTCATCgacaaaaaacacagaaacaaCACAAAATTCAAATgttaagtctttttcacatggtgGTTGCATAGTCTCTAGTAATAATTCTTCCACCAACAAACTAAAGGCCTGTCTTGCTAAAAATTTCAACATCTTACCTAGTCAGGAAAGAGTTGCCATAAGAAAATTTAATATGAATATTGCAATGGACTCAATTAGCAAACCAGAAAATAAGGTATTAGAAACATCATTAAAGCCACAAGATGCCAAGGAGGAAGAACAGTTTCTTGCGGCAGAGAGAAAGCTGAACAGTTTAAATGCATCTCCACGGCAGTCTGTCCGGAAACTCATCCAAACATTTAGTCCAGTGGATGacactaaaaaaaacacaaatgtaaaAATTCTGGGACCCCTTAGGTGTGCAAGAAAATTTGGAGTTCCTGTCCTTCCTCCCACAATTCCAGCTTATAAAGGATTACAACCCCTGGATAACAAAACAGGAGAAGAAACTATTACTGAGCCAAGTACATATGTCACTACAAGTCCTCTTACTGCTGATTTATTCATATCTTCAAAGCCTTATGATGTGGAAAGAGCTGAGGGACTAGAATCTGGAACTGAAGACTTTGAGAACctgccacctcctccccttgaaATACTTATGGATGATTCTTTCAACGTGCTCTCAGCCAATGAGCAGGAGAAACATACCAGCTTTATTTGCCCAATGCAACCACACATGTCTCAAAAAATTAAGACCTcgataaatataaaaaatgtgttaCCAAGCAAAAATATTGCTGATGTCTACATAGCCAAAGATAGGGTATGTAGGAAAGACAGTCTAGTTAATAACGGACTTAGAAAATACTCTTTGCAACCTGATCAACTTTCAAACAGTAAAGAATTATATATGGACCTCCAGCACAAacatgaaatagaacatgctgcctccTTGTATAAGCAGTCACATAAAATAATCCATTTACAGAATCCAGGTGATGGTGAGACGGTGAACCCTGACAAAGATAATAAAGAGCCGTGTGTGGTTACACCCACGGTTAAACCAAAACAATATTCTCCTACACTACAGAGAAATGTCATCTTAAGAAAAATTTCTCCTACAAGAGCTGCCGCTTCATCTCCACCAACTGCTAGAAAAATAACAAGTCCGCCAACTATCAGGACTGCTCAAAAAGCTCATTACCCTGTACAGCAACCCTCTTCTGTAGTCCAGAAAAGCTCCAGCACAAGTACTCCAAGAGTATCAAGTCCTCCTAATGAGAAGATGCTAGCAAGTCCACCATCACAACGAAAGCTGCCTAGTCCCCCATCACAACGAAAGGTATCAAGTCCTCCTCAAGTAGGAAGACAGAGTTCACCAAGCCAACGTAGTCTACCAAGCCCTCCTCAAATTCGAAGACAACAAAGTCCACCAAGTCAGTATAGACAGCAAAGTCCCCCTCAAATACGAAGACAACAGAGTCCACCAAGTCAGAATAGACAGCCAAGTCCACCTCAAATACGAAGACAGCAGAGTCCACCAAGTCAGTATAGACAGCAAAGTCCCTCTCAAATACGAAGACAACAAAGTCCACCAAGTCAGTATAGACAACAAAGTCCCCCTCAAATACGAAGACAACAAAGTCCACCAAGTCAGAATAGACAGCCAAGTCCCCCTCAAATACAAAGACAGCAGAGTCCACCAAGCCAACGTAAGCTGCCAAGTATGCCTCTACGAAACCAACAGAGCCCACCAAGTCATCGAAGGCTACCAAGTCCCCCACAAACTCGTCATGAGCCTAGTCCCCCTTCTTATTCTACACCCTCTCCTCCGGTTTCTCCATCCCATACAGGATTAAGATGCCATTCTGAGGACCAACATCTTTCTTCAAAAATGATTGGCAATGCACAGTCAATATTTTGCCCATCATCTTCTTCCTTATTTGAAGCCAAGCCTCCATCGCCACCAGGCCCAAGTAGGCCAGGAACTGTTGTGGACCAGGTTCAGAGTCCTGTTCTGAGACACACTTTCTCTATTCGTCAATATGATGACCAACACAGAAGAGTTGCAATGAGTGCAGCAAATCCTCAGCCTTTTGTCCGGAGGTCTTATTCTGACCGAAGACCAAGAGTTCAGCTACGTCTTCCAACATCCATCTCTGCTAATGCTGTCAGTGACTTCACTCTTCAGCAAACCAG GGTGGAGGAATCCACTCAGAAGGACAGCGAGCCCGCGAGCAGCCAGGGCTTAGCAGATCCCCGAGCCGCCGGCCAGACGGCAGAACAATCCGGGCTGTGTGTAGTGGGCCAGGGGCTCCAGAAGGAATGA